TTTCGCGTGTAATTGTCCATGTTCCCCTCCATTGAAGACCCCCCGTGGCCTGACTCGCGGCGACATCGGTTCGGCTTTGCAGCGCGTTCGACGAAGCGGCGGGTCGTGGTCATGCTAGGGGTGGAACAAAGAGGGGTTCTAGATCATGTTGGCGGCAGGCACAATGGAAGTCGGCACAATCCGCTGCGCGACCCGTCGATGGCGCTCGCGCATGTGTGCAAACGTGACGCGGCGCACTTCCGTTCGCACTTCCTGGAACGAGCAGGGTCAGAACTACTTGCGCGGGCTGAAGCGACGCCGCCAGTCGCCGCTGCAGATCGCCCAGGCGACGTAGATGCCCACGGCCACGCCGAGCACTTCGCACAGGGTGCGCAGGCCGATGCTGTCCGGATCGTGTACTTCGGCCAGCTTCACCTTGAGCAGTTGCAGCGACTGCATCCGCCCGTAATTGAAATAGAACAGGTTCCACAGGTCGCCGCTGACGGTCAGTGCGCTGGCCAGCAGGAACGACCAGCCGATCTGCGGACCGTAACTCCAGCCATTGCGCCGACCCAGCCAGTGGAACAACAGGAACAGGACGAATCCCGCCACGGCGGAAATCAGGCCGGCCTGCAGGCCACCGATGATTCCGTATCCCATCCACGACTGGTCGTACTGCACTGCGCGCCCCCGGTTCGTATGCCTGCGGCCATTATGGGTCATCCGGTCGCGCAGCCGGTTCCGGTTAGACTTTCGCCGACCGCTCCACAAGAAACCGTCGATGACATCGAACCGCTCTGCCCATGCCGCGCTGATCCTGGTCGACGTGCAACCGGACTTCATGCCCGGTGGCGCGCTGGCCTGTCACGAGGGCGACGCCATCGTGACCGGCATCGACGCCTTGCTGCGCGCGCGCCGCTTCCGCCACGCGGTCGCCACGCAGGACTGGCATCCGCCAGGCCACGTGTCGTTCGCCAGCCGTCATCCGGGACGCGCCGCGTTCGAGCGGATCGACCTGTACGGCCAGCCGCAGACGCTGTGGCCCGATCACTGCGTGCAGGGCACGGCCGGGGCCGAGCTGCATCCGGGCGTCGACTGGTCGGCGCTGGACGCGGTGATCCGCAAGGGCAGCGATCCCGCCGTGGATTCCTACAGCGGCTTTCGCGAGAACCACGGCCCGGATGGAAGCCGCCCCAGCACCGGCCTGGCCGGCTGGCTGCGCGAACGCGGCGTGGACGAGGTCGTCGTCTGCGGGCTGGCCCGCGACGTCTGCGTGCTGTGGACGGCGCAGGATGCGCGGGAACTCGGCTTTCGCGCCAGCGTGCTGTGGGACCTCAGCCGCCCGGTGACGCCGGCCAGCGATGCAACCACCCGCGCC
This is a stretch of genomic DNA from Rhodanobacter sp. FDAARGOS 1247. It encodes these proteins:
- the pncA gene encoding bifunctional nicotinamidase/pyrazinamidase; the encoded protein is MTSNRSAHAALILVDVQPDFMPGGALACHEGDAIVTGIDALLRARRFRHAVATQDWHPPGHVSFASRHPGRAAFERIDLYGQPQTLWPDHCVQGTAGAELHPGVDWSALDAVIRKGSDPAVDSYSGFRENHGPDGSRPSTGLAGWLRERGVDEVVVCGLARDVCVLWTAQDARELGFRASVLWDLSRPVTPASDATTRAALLEQGIGIV